A window from bacterium encodes these proteins:
- a CDS encoding sugar phosphate isomerase/epimerase → MKYGVIHYNAPGATLEEFLDWVAESGFDCTELQCPDVWPKGSEKPEERAEEVAKMLQKRNLKASGVSLHNDFVVLAAEDVEYQVARAKRFAKVIQIIGCDTLRTEGGQPKDSVPMDRWAEAMAGCLLRCAEWAEPMGVKLAVDNHGIVSNHMPTMLQALRAVNLPKTIGTNLDTMNLRWFGNDLVDIDKYYEEIAPFVLHTHMKDGFGWREQYKGQALGEGEINLKKAVAEAKKAGYNGPWVAEYEGKEGDGVGYRKCLAWMKANID, encoded by the coding sequence ATGAAGTATGGCGTCATCCACTACAACGCGCCCGGTGCTACGCTCGAGGAGTTCCTCGACTGGGTCGCCGAGAGCGGCTTCGACTGCACGGAACTGCAGTGCCCGGACGTGTGGCCCAAGGGCTCCGAGAAGCCCGAGGAGCGCGCTGAAGAAGTGGCCAAGATGCTTCAGAAGCGCAACCTGAAGGCCTCCGGCGTCTCGCTGCACAACGACTTCGTGGTGCTGGCGGCCGAGGACGTGGAGTACCAGGTCGCACGCGCCAAGCGCTTCGCCAAGGTCATCCAGATCATCGGCTGCGACACCCTCCGCACCGAGGGCGGCCAGCCCAAGGACAGCGTCCCGATGGACCGCTGGGCCGAGGCCATGGCCGGCTGCCTGCTCCGCTGCGCCGAGTGGGCCGAGCCGATGGGCGTCAAGCTCGCCGTGGACAACCATGGCATCGTCAGCAACCACATGCCCACGATGCTCCAGGCCCTCCGCGCCGTCAACCTGCCCAAGACCATCGGCACCAACCTGGACACCATGAACCTGCGCTGGTTCGGCAACGACCTCGTGGACATTGACAAGTACTACGAGGAGATCGCCCCCTTCGTGCTGCACACTCACATGAAGGACGGCTTCGGCTGGCGCGAGCAGTACAAGGGCCAGGCGCTGGGCGAGGGCGAGATCAACCTGAAGAAGGCTGTCGCTGAAGCCAAGAAGGCCGGCTACAACGGCCCGTGGGTTGCCGAGTACGAGGGCAAAGAGGGCGACGGCGTCGGCTATCGCAAGTGCCTCGCGTGGATGAAGGCCAACATCGACTAA